TCCACCTCACAAACAACGAGGTGGAGCCTCTTTCCTTCTCTAATGCGGGGGAAGATTGGACGACGCCCCACCCGATTTGGGTGGGAGCCTTCTCAACCTCGGGGCGGTTTTTCCATCACCAGGGCGTCGCTGCGGTCAACATAGTAACGGGGCCATACGGCAATGGGGCGGTACCCTGCCGTGCGATACAGGCGGATGGCCGGGAGGTTATCGCGTCGCACGGTGAGGCGAATGGGGAGCGATGCTGGAAGGCGGGCCTCGCAGGCTTCCAGCAATGCCCGCCCGATGCCCCGCCGTCGGTGGCTGGCAGCCACCGCCAGGGTGGCAATCCATCCCACGCCGTGGCGCACCTCGCCGGCCACGAAGCCGAGCATACGGTGCTCCTCATCCACGGCCTTGAGCCGCACCACCCCCGGCCATCCGAGCACAGCGATCAGGTCCAGCAAGGGCCAGGCGTCGCGGGCAAAGGCTTCCCGTTCCAGCCGCCACAGGGCCGGCAGGTCGCGCGGGGAAGCGTTGAGGATGGAAAAGGGACTACTGGGCGCTGCCACCTTCGGTGCCGCCGCCTTCACTGGAGCGGTACTTGATGAAGTCTTGCAACAGTCCGGTGAACTCCATCGGGAAGATGAACTTGGTGGCCGGTCCGCTGCCCATGGCCTTCAGGGTTTCGAAGTATTGCAGAGTCATGGTCTTGGGGTCCACCGTCTGGGCCACGTGATAGATGCGTTCCAGGGCCTTGGCGAAGCCCTCGGCGCGCAGGATTTGTGCCTGGCGTTCGCCCTCGGCCTTGAGGATGGCGGCTTGCTTTTCGCCCTCGGCTTTGAGGATGGCGGCCTGCTTCTCGCCTTCGGCCACATTGATGGCGGCTTCCTTCTGACCCAGGGACTCGGTGACCTGGGCGCGCCGGTTGCGCTCCGCCGACATCTGGCGGTTCATCGCCTCTTGGATTTCGCGTGGCGGCACGATTTCGCGGATTTCCACATTGGTCACCTTGACGCCCCAGCGCTCGGTGACCTCATCCAGGCGGGTGCGCAGCATGTTGTTGATGTGCTCACGCTCGGAGAGCACATCGTCCAGCAAGATGCCACCCACCACGGCGCGTAGCGTGGTTGTGGCCATGCCCTGGGCTGCGGTCTCGAAGTTGCCTACCTGGAGCACGCTTTGCTCGGCGTCGAGCACCCTGTAGTACCAGATGAAATCCACGGCAATGGCGGCATTGTCTTTGGTGATGCAGGTTTGGTGGGGGATCTCCCGCACCTGTTCCCGCAAATCGACACGAATGCCCCGATCGATGAACGGGATCAGAAACACCAGACCCGGCCCTTTGGCGCCCATGCTGCGGCCCAGACGAAAGACCACCAGCCGTTGATATTCGGGGACGATGCGAATGGCGCTGACCAGCAGCAACACGACCAGTAAAAACAGCACCCCGAAGGTGCACATTAGAGTCGTCACCATAGAGACCTCCTCCTGTGATGACTGAAGGGAACGGCGAACCGATTACAAGGCGCGAGGGGGCGAGCCTTCCCCGGTGGGAGCGTTGTCCACCGGCTCGACGAGCAGGATGAACCCTTCGCGTCCAATAACCCGCACTTTGCGGCCCGGCGGGACGGTCTGGGCG
This portion of the Anaerolineae bacterium genome encodes:
- a CDS encoding GNAT family N-acetyltransferase, producing the protein MAAPSSPFSILNASPRDLPALWRLEREAFARDAWPLLDLIAVLGWPGVVRLKAVDEEHRMLGFVAGEVRHGVGWIATLAVAASHRRRGIGRALLEACEARLPASLPIRLTVRRDNLPAIRLYRTAGYRPIAVWPRYYVDRSDALVMEKPPRG
- a CDS encoding SPFH/Band 7/PHB domain protein; this translates as MVTTLMCTFGVLFLLVVLLLVSAIRIVPEYQRLVVFRLGRSMGAKGPGLVFLIPFIDRGIRVDLREQVREIPHQTCITKDNAAIAVDFIWYYRVLDAEQSVLQVGNFETAAQGMATTTLRAVVGGILLDDVLSEREHINNMLRTRLDEVTERWGVKVTNVEIREIVPPREIQEAMNRQMSAERNRRAQVTESLGQKEAAINVAEGEKQAAILKAEGEKQAAILKAEGERQAQILRAEGFAKALERIYHVAQTVDPKTMTLQYFETLKAMGSGPATKFIFPMEFTGLLQDFIKYRSSEGGGTEGGSAQ